Sequence from the Cellulomonas fimi ATCC 484 genome:
CGTGGCGTTGGGCCCCAGCTGAAGCCCGGCACCTATCTCGGCGAACTCGGGCGCTTGCTCGACGACCGTGACGTCGGCGCCAGACGATGCGAGCCGGAGCGCCGCTGCAAGCCCGGCGATGCCGCCGCCGACGACGAGTACGCGTCGGGAGATGCCCATGAAAGCCGTCCGTTCCTCGTTGAACCGGTGCGGCAACCCTGGGATCGACTTCTAGTGGGTGCAATAGGTTTCTGCTGTGCAGAACACGCCGTTGCAGGAGCGACCCGCCTACGTCATCGAGTCCGTCGACAACGCGCTGCGGTTGCTGCAGATGCTGCGCGACGAGGGCCCCGTCCGCCTCACGGAGGCATCCGCGCGGATCGAGGTCTCGCGCTCGACCGCGCACCGGCTTCTCGCGATGCTGGTGTACCGCGGGTTCGCGATCCAGAGGCCGGACAAGGCATATGCACCTGGACCAGGACTCTTGTCGGAGACGTCGCAGGCGGAGCTCGTCGGTCGGCTGCGATCGACGTGCCGCCCGCATCTCGAGCTCCTGGCTCGGCGCTGCGGCGAGTCGGTCAACCTCATGATCCGCACCGGTCCCCACGTGCGGTTCATCCAGACCGTCGAGGGCAGCGCGACGCTCCGGACCGCGGACCGCCAGGGCGCCGTGATGTCCACCCTGGAGGCGTCAGGCGGGCTCGCGCTCGTCGCCGAGGCGCCCCCGGAGGAGGTGCGGGCGATGGAGCTGAACGCCCCTCGCGGCTGGTGGCCCACCGTCGAGAAGGAGCTCGAGCGCGTTCGCCGGCACGGGTTCGCGCTGAACCTCGCCTACACCGAGCCGCATGTCGCCGCGATCGGTCTCGCACTCCACGACCCGAACGGCGCGGGCATCGCCGCCTTCAGCATCTCGATGCCGCAGTCGCGGCTGGACCCTCGGCGGCGCGACGAGCTCGTCGCCCAAGCGCGCGAGACGCGCCGTGAGATCGAAGCCGACCTCGCACGCGGTCGAGAGGGTCGGCTGGTCGTCTCGGAGTGAGTGCTCGACGCGGGATTCGCGGGATCAATGCGCCCCATCGACGAACCGGCCTTCCCCTTGGCGTCCGACGCGTGGTCGGTTGAGCGGATGGTCGACACGGGCGTTGCCAGTACGGATCCGCCGCCCCAGGTACACGCGCGTCAGGCGAGGTCCAGGCTCGCGGGCCGGCTCGTCGTCATCACCGGTGCAGCTCGCGGCATCGGAGCAGCCTTGGCAAAGAGGCTCGCGGCCGATGGCGCACGCACGATCGCATGCGACATCGCATCATCGCCGGAGCACGACATGGACGGCGTGGAGTACCGGCGCCTCGACGTCACTGCCGATGAGGACTGGCGCCGGCTCGTGGCGGATCTGCGCGACCAGGGCAACGACGTCGACGGTGTGGTCGCCAGCGCGGGCGTGACCTGGCGGGCACGCCTCGGCGAGGTCGAGGGCGCGGACCTCGCGCGTGTCTACGCCGTCAATGTCGGTGGGACCCTCCTCGCCATCCAGCACCTCTCCCCCTTGATGCAGGCGGGTGGGTCGATCGTCGCCATCGGGTCCGCGGCGGGCCTGACGGGGCACTACCCGCTCGCCTACACGGCGAGCAAGTGGGCGCTTCGGGGACTGGCCAAGGCAGCGAGTCTCGAGCTCGGCCCGGCAGGCATCCGCGTCAACGTCGTCCATCCCGGCTTCATCGAGACCGAGATGACCGCGTCCGCCCCCGCGGCGTTCCGAGCAGCGAACGTCGCCGAGACCCCGCTGGGTCGCACGGGCAGCACCGAGGAGGTGTCCAGCGTCGTCAGCTTCTTGCTCAGCGACGAAGCATCGTTCGTGACCGGTGCGGAGATCCCCGTTGACGGTGGACTGACGTCCCACGGCGGCGTGAAGTCGATCAGTGATGCGCTGTCGAGGCCCACGTGACCGGGCGCCTGGCGGGCAAGGTCGCTCTCATCACCGGGACTGCCGGCGGGCAGGGGCGCGCGGCAGCGCGGCTCTTCGCAGCCAAGGGTGCCTGCGTCGTGGCGTGCGACGTCGACGCCACGGGCGCGCAGCAGACAGGCGAGCTGGTACGCGGTGACGGCGGAGACATGCACAGCTCGCACCCTCTTGACCTCGCGGACGAGGATCGTGTGCGCGCCTGGATCGATGACGCCGCCAGCCGCCACGGCGGTATCGACACCGTCTACAACAACGCGGCGGCCACCCGCTTCAGCCCGATCGGGGACACGTCCTACGAGGACTGGTCGTTCGTCGTCCGCCACGAGCTCGACATCGTGTTCCTCGTGACTCGCCACGGGTGGCGGCACCTGGTCTTCCGCGGCGGAGGCTCGGTCCAGCTGGTGGTGCTCGACAGCAGGCATCACGGGGTCGCGCACGAACCAACGGCTGGCACACACGGCCACGAAAGGCGCCGTCGTCGCGATGACGAGGCAGATCGCCGCGGAGGGCGCACCTCACGGCATCCGGGCGAACTGCATCAGCCCTGGCCTCATCAGGACGCCGGGGAGCGAGGGCACGCTCCTGGCTGCCGACCATCCCATGGGAGGCATCGCGTCGGCGATCCCGCTCGGGCGAGTGGGAGAGCCGGAGGACGTCGCGAGATGCGCGCTCTTCTTGGCCTCGGACGAGTCTTCATACGTCACGGGCGCCAACCTGGTCGTCGACGGCGGCTGGTCCGCCGTCTTGCCTGCTTAGCGCGACTGCACTCGGACGTCTGAGCCTCCTCGGGGGGCCGCGAAGGCCCAGACGACTCACCCGTCGGGTGGAGGAAGTTGACACTCGCCCGATGACGATGAAACGATTCATGTAGTCAGTGAGGAGACGTGATGCGCGAGATCAGCAAGGAAACTCTGGACGCCCTGGCCACCCAGGCGATCGAGCTCCCGTCGTGGGCGTTCGGGAATGCCGGGACCCGGTTCAAGGTCTTCACCACCCCTGGGACGCCACGCACGATCCAGGAGAAGCTTGCTGACGCTGCGCAGGTGAATCGACTCACGGGTCTTGCGCCCAGTGTCGCTCTACACATCCCGTGGGACCTCGTCGACGACTACACCAAGCTCTCCGAGTACGCGCAGGACCTCGGCGTCCGCCTCGGCACGATCAACTCGAACACGTTCCAGGACGACGCCTACAAGTTCGGCTCTCTGACCAACGTGGATCCGCGCATCCGTCAGAAGGCGATCGACCATCATTACGAGTGCATCGACGTCATGCACGCCACTGGATCCGAGGACCTCAAGATCTGGCTGCCCGACGGGACCAACTACCCCGGCCAGGGCGACATCCGCGGGCGGCAGGACCGACTCGCCGACTCCCTGCAGAAGATCTACGACCGGCTCGGGGACGAGCAGCGGCTCGTGCTCGAGTACAAGATCTTCGAGCCGTACTTCTACACGATGGACGTTCCCGACTGGGGCACCTCGTACGCGCACGTCACCGCACTCGGCGAACGCGCGTTCGTGTGCCTCGACACCGGCCATCACGCACCGAGCACCAACATCGAGTTCATCGTCGCTCAGCTGCTGCGTCTCGGCCGGCTCGGTTCGTTCGACTTCAACAGCCGTTTCTACGCCGACGACGACCTCATCGTGGGCTCCGCCGACCCGTTCCAGCTGTTCCGGATCCTGTTCGAGGTGGTCCGGGGAGGCGGCATGGAGGCGGGCTCGCCTGTGCGCTTCATGCTCGACCAGTGCCACAACATCGAGGACAAGATCCCCGGCCAGATCCGGTCCGTCCTCAACGTCCAGGAAATGACAGCACGGGCGTTGCTGGTAGACCAGCCCGCGCTGCGCGCAGCCCAGGACGCGGGCGACGTGCTCGCCGCGAACGCAGTCTTCATGGACGCCTTCTACACCGACGTGCGTCCTGCGCTCGCCGAGTGGCGCGAGTCCCGAGGGTTGCCCGCCGACCCGATCGCGGCGTACGCGAAGTCCGGCTACGCCCAGGTGATCGTCGGCGAGCGTGTCGGCGGTACCCAGGCCGGCTGGGGCGCCTGACGCGCGACGAGGAACTGCCCTGATGAACACCTACGCAGCGGTCGACCTCGGCGCGACCAGCGGTCGCGTACTAACTGGTCGACTCGCGGGCGGACGCCTGGACACCACCGAGGTCGCCCGGTTCGAGAACGCCCCCGTCGGGGTGCCCGCCCATGGGCGCGAGGTCCTCCACTGGGACGTCCTCGCGCTCTGGGCAGGCATCCGGCGCGGCCTCGACGCAGCCCACCGCAACGGCGGGTTCACGTCGGTCGGGGTCGACACGTGGGCCGTCGACTACGGCCTCCTCGACGCCGACGGGGCGCTCCTCGGTAGCCCTGTGCACTACCGCGACGAGCGAACCCTCGACGTCCCCGAGCAGTTCTTCACGACGATGCCTGCGAGCGATCACTACGCGGTCACGGGCGCGCAGGTCCAGCCGTTCAACACCGTGTTCCAGCTGCTCGCCGCGGCCCGCACGACGCAGTTGGCGAGTGCTGCGGAGCTGCTCCTCGTGCCGGATCTCCTTGCTGCGTGGCTGTCCGGCGTGCACGTCGCCGAGGTCACGAACGCGTCCACGACGGGCCTCCTCGATGTCGACAGCCGTTCCTGGAGCCACCGCATCCTCCGGCACGTCGAGGATCTGACCGGGAGCGGCATCACCGCACTGCTCCCTCGCCTCGTCGAGCCCGGTACGGTCCTCGGCCCCCT
This genomic interval carries:
- a CDS encoding SDR family NAD(P)-dependent oxidoreductase; amino-acid sequence: MRPIDEPAFPLASDAWSVERMVDTGVASTDPPPQVHARQARSRLAGRLVVITGAARGIGAALAKRLAADGARTIACDIASSPEHDMDGVEYRRLDVTADEDWRRLVADLRDQGNDVDGVVASAGVTWRARLGEVEGADLARVYAVNVGGTLLAIQHLSPLMQAGGSIVAIGSAAGLTGHYPLAYTASKWALRGLAKAASLELGPAGIRVNVVHPGFIETEMTASAPAAFRAANVAETPLGRTGSTEEVSSVVSFLLSDEASFVTGAEIPVDGGLTSHGGVKSISDALSRPT
- a CDS encoding SDR family NAD(P)-dependent oxidoreductase gives rise to the protein MTGRLAGKVALITGTAGGQGRAAARLFAAKGACVVACDVDATGAQQTGELVRGDGGDMHSSHPLDLADEDRVRAWIDDAASRHGGIDTVYNNAAATRFSPIGDTSYEDWSFVVRHELDIVFLVTRHGWRHLVFRGGGSVQLVVLDSRHHGVAHEPTAGTHGHERRRRRDDEADRRGGRTSRHPGELHQPWPHQDAGERGHAPGCRPSHGRHRVGDPARASGRAGGRREMRALLGLGRVFIRHGRQPGRRRRLVRRLACLARLHSDV
- the rhaI gene encoding L-rhamnose isomerase, with the protein product MREISKETLDALATQAIELPSWAFGNAGTRFKVFTTPGTPRTIQEKLADAAQVNRLTGLAPSVALHIPWDLVDDYTKLSEYAQDLGVRLGTINSNTFQDDAYKFGSLTNVDPRIRQKAIDHHYECIDVMHATGSEDLKIWLPDGTNYPGQGDIRGRQDRLADSLQKIYDRLGDEQRLVLEYKIFEPYFYTMDVPDWGTSYAHVTALGERAFVCLDTGHHAPSTNIEFIVAQLLRLGRLGSFDFNSRFYADDDLIVGSADPFQLFRILFEVVRGGGMEAGSPVRFMLDQCHNIEDKIPGQIRSVLNVQEMTARALLVDQPALRAAQDAGDVLAANAVFMDAFYTDVRPALAEWRESRGLPADPIAAYAKSGYAQVIVGERVGGTQAGWGA
- a CDS encoding IclR family transcriptional regulator produces the protein MQNTPLQERPAYVIESVDNALRLLQMLRDEGPVRLTEASARIEVSRSTAHRLLAMLVYRGFAIQRPDKAYAPGPGLLSETSQAELVGRLRSTCRPHLELLARRCGESVNLMIRTGPHVRFIQTVEGSATLRTADRQGAVMSTLEASGGLALVAEAPPEEVRAMELNAPRGWWPTVEKELERVRRHGFALNLAYTEPHVAAIGLALHDPNGAGIAAFSISMPQSRLDPRRRDELVAQARETRREIEADLARGREGRLVVSE